Proteins found in one Thalassophryne amazonica chromosome 1, fThaAma1.1, whole genome shotgun sequence genomic segment:
- the LOC117519946 gene encoding uncharacterized protein LOC117519946, producing the protein MHPVHWFLVMTLAACSTELSCAGPLHSQCKVQWFLGIPCQQVYESLLSQINKWTSSAGCIMGGQKCLYKLQSASDHFISAKHTGPFKRSVEDINFRLVPYHFFTCCCVSAMSISESWYSVRDHGTNYCNLYNLMEGSGLTEARGYEEVTSDFLCTQRSSANCTIY; encoded by the exons ATGCATCCTGTCCACTGGTTCCTGGTCATGACCTTGGCAGCCTGCAGCACTGAGCTGAGCTGTGCCGGACCCCTGCACTCCCAATGCAAAGTACAGtg GTTCTTGGGGATTCCCTGTCAGCAGGTGTATGAGTCTCTGCTGTCACAGATCAACAAGTGGACGAGCTCAGCGGGGTGCATCATGGGAGGGCAGAAATGTCTctacaag CTGCAGTCAGCCTCTGACCACTTCATATCAGCCAAACACACTGGGCCATTTAAGAGATCTGTGGAGGACATCAACTTCCGGCTCGTCCCTTATCACTTCTTCACATGTTGCTGTGTTTCT GCTATGTCTATCTCAGAGAGCTGGTACTCTGTTAGAGACCATGGAACCAACTACTGCAACCTCTATAACCTGATGGAAG GAAGTGGTTTAACTGAGGCCAGAGGTTATGAAGAAGTCACCAGTGATTTTCTGTGTACCCAGCGCTCCTCTGCTAACTGTACCATCTACTGA